The following coding sequences lie in one Syngnathus scovelli strain Florida chromosome 1, RoL_Ssco_1.2, whole genome shotgun sequence genomic window:
- the spag17 gene encoding sperm-associated antigen 17 isoform X1 — protein MAPKAAKKGAAAKKTAAAAAAAAAQGSEVQTWESELANALFHEDHWQACVCVLVGRGPRDEELIRTLARAVRQPQRKLFSSLSWEDTEAKIREYGNPKAKKRDAFPQFYEVTAPARELLEAREEIPAQLMAQVVKFMLLQIKESDQQRRKAEQVREAKAAAPVAKEKPGPKGKDKKPKDEPALKPKTKLKRRDDVEPPKYINDEPSDGPQHYVLLLGFHQPQLVGTLDGAGVHVANVIRLSAADAAPPDQVDEQTADADEIAAREARAAQAKVLDRFWGALRDVLDNRGPNSRLHDVAQLDYAVPDSLMPFDPQDPEAAMAAATQMFDGVSNLIYDCLEWRRQHRHYLDSANFIRVPSVVCGQDAPPPAETTASVSPRSKKSGRPPAPKKPPSSLTTDVDMNHYAGLVEQVPAEACSVALILHCMLEQVAVSSEQAPDDGEPQTALDLDRHALGRMLHKVLPQVHAEDERRDLLCSLLSAVEREEDKQMLKEEFGAEETPGRRQQQPVIVRHHDERARRFIGVTATPSLDPAQEEASVMRRSPAWQLINSVARRRCDASCWRVVKQQLQRQCTGDEVSWPQAERFFQRSVLESMLLSQVDEDGVLGKDCRALGMAHQAKKQPIIPWDDPLSFAKHKFSNLRKKCPTFLQEEAPSSEQISERESGKRESAKLESAKLESAKLESAKRESAKRESAKRESAKRESAKRLDLRDIQSCRRRCLRDWDYVERHEAGVFPQVLHSAAQHYRCLDTHRGSHNNVLYVFCHNPMSPDRLCKEFWDVAIHTDVKFRTYLEHVAHTIADWLEKEELKKQLSGSDRTICAAQASESLPEEDDESREQFVTGSSLKAAKLEEDKLKEEEGKKGKKPAKAAAGKKQQPAENAKSTETKKSDKSAAGKSKAATSSSTAAAAASDAAPPSKADDKEEAGGSGFAGFHMDGMLVHLSGSLQYLFPAAGGHVTVETISYVEGSSMLKVAVSKDGHRLYTHVDRALTRNGAKEHPVRTAAATRRSFSALLDSGVRLAYTFEGPAKDKGKASDGSLKEPEKELTGEGPTAKSDGAEVQPRDSPSSQTCRPPRPLASLSLSIPSGLLVQFMRQDGEQSVLVRLSFHATGRRGPALAKEASRTVTAQGTVIRYMRDGSSQVLFADGTVSSSLDSGPVWVPEVEEDTTDEQNPENQLASPPRGYWATTTPCGTRICTVGSTHEQSPACALLSYVTSDPVTHEVMQSREDLVVTVKRPDGSVSVDHADGTRITTFYRDRPGSAAEEGGREKVVAVENEACATVLMYPERHLAEIWLADGTVVTADNQGAYQVVPSSIGLLRIQSDGKCVYSGGALRDGRPAYIMSHTDKVACDVTDVDGNHFQVSQDGQVSVRTVGPAPRMLQEDDEDEDKEGMGEPRDHSPRLFLVHEDGSGSELLSSRAVSELLKRARLDPAAAVLKDPLPDSPGEFGITVLKPGTENVRSKWVHVKLDPNAVHQSLGKRSGRDCAPFETTHSPPFGSTAGQGPGLKKLGGSGVLSCPKVLEIREVQQHRPFGRQLRDTVDTRLKEYIETLMEKARWSADVTLKEPRGEVERAHAGLLLSQSLAEEPAHREQAKGGAAAAGAQRSPGDIGVLYGRAVHAALEPSGRAEDSAVPAGAGRTQLQESKWTDTLEQYRQELLEVKARVDALRKRIIVPYFHPENDSLRQTHCPDSQRPNLSVPATESDDTDDDDAFRSDILAHLSAHDDDDKAPQPLEPARPLEPVWPLEPALEPALEPARPLEPARPLEPARPLEPVWPLEPALEPALEPARPMEPARPLEPSYPASHAAVAARSSRTFGAAPATAPAVRPRPVQVNASGQPRRSSVRLPPSIVSCKACSVPNHHFRRVEEPVRRRCRTISLADPKVISRGFELRPSTVDFGPLRDGTSSVVTVVMKNVGVDTCRFHVKQPPVSTGLRVKYQPGPVPAGLQVELDVELYAMCEAHELDGNPTKYISEDIIIPTETDIFYLPVTANILQRHVSPWSGPRQPCGEILDAHGVAVLPEAFYDIWLRERSGCDSGIRAGRPRQARSLPACQRLGQNLPQRGSLEPAAAATAAFSGHHKRTASL, from the exons ATGGCCCCCAAGGCTGCCAAGAAAGGCGCCGCAGCGAAGAagaccgcggccgccgccgccgccgccgccgcgcaggGCTCGGAAGTCCAGACTTGGGAGAGCGAGCTCGCCAACGCACTTTTTCACGAG gaccactggCAAGCGTGCGTCTGCGTGCTGGTGGGCCGAGGTCCGCGCGACGAGGAGCTGATCCGGACGCTGGCTCGGGCCGTGCGGCAACCGCAACGCAAGCTCTTTAGTTCGCTGTCGTGGGAGGACACCGAGGCGAAG ATTCGCGAGTACGGGAACCCCAAAGCAAAGAAACGAGACGCTTTTCCTCAGTTCTACGAG GTGACAGCGCCCGCCAGGGAGCTGCTGGAGGCCCGAGAGGAGATCCCCGCCCAGCTCATGGCGCAAGTCGTCAAGTTCATGCTGCTGCAGATCAAGGAGAGCGACCAGCAGAGGCGAAAGGCCGAGCAAGTGAGAGAG GCCAAAGCAGCTGCTCCTGTCGCCAAAGAAAAACCGGGACCCAAAGGCAAAGACAAAAAGCCAAAGGACGAGCCGGCCCTCAAACCCAAAACAAAACTCAAGCGCAGGGATGATGTGGAGCCGCCCAAGTACATAA ACGACGAGCCGAGCGACGGGCCTCAACACTACGTGCTGCTGCTGGGCTTCCACCAGCCTCAGCTGGTGGGGACGCTGGACGGCGCCGGCGTGCACGTGGCCAACGTCATCAGGCTgagcgccgccgacgccgcgccCCCTGACCAGGTGGATGAGCAAACGGCCGACG CGGATGAAATTGCCGCCCGAGAGGCCAGGGCGGCGCAGGCCAAGGTGCTGGACCGCTTCTGGGGAGCCCTGAGAGACGTTTTGGACAACAGGGGACCCAACTCCAGACTCCACGACGTGGCTCAGCTAGATTACGCTGTCCCGGATTCGTTGATGCCCTTTGACCCGCAGGATCCGGAGGCTGCG ATGGCGGCGGCGACCCAAATGTTTGACGGCGTGTCCAACCTCATCTACGACTGTCTGGAGTGGCGCAGGCAGCACCGGCACTACTTGGACAGCGCCAACTTCATCCGTGTGCCCTCGGTGGTTTGTGGCCAGGACGCGCCGCCGCCTGCCGAG ACTACAGCTTCTGTGTCCCCCCGTTCCAAGAAGTCGGGGCGGCCGCCAGCCCCGA AAAAGCCGCCCTCATCCCTGACCACCGACGTGGACATGAATCACTACGCGGGCTTGGTGGAGCAGGTCCCAGCCGAGGCCTGCTCGGTGGCGCTCATCTTGCACTGCATGCTGGAGCAG GTGGCTGTGTCGAGCGAGCAGGCGCCCGACGACGGCGAGCCTCAGACGGCTCTCGACTTGGACCGTCACGCGCTGGGCCGAATGCTGCACAAGGTCCTGCCTCAGGTCCACGCGGAGGACGAGAGGAGAGACTTGCTGTGTAGTTTGTTGAGCGCGGTGGAGCGAGAAGAGGACAAGCAG ATGCTTAAGGAAGAGTTTGGCGCCGAGGAGACGCCCGGGAGGCGCCAGCAGCAGCCCGTCATCGTCCGCCACCACGACGAAAGGGCGCGCCGCTTCATTGGCGTAACT GCCACTCCGAGTTTGGATCCGGCCCAGGAGGAGGCGTCCGTGATGAGGCGCTCGCCGGCGTGGCAGCTCATCAACTCTGTGGCTCGGCGGCGTTGCGACGCCTCGTGTTGGAGGGTGGTCAAGCAACAGCTCCAGCGCCAGTGCACCGGAG ATGAGGTGTCGTGGCCCCAGGCGGagcgcttctttcagcgcagcgTGCTGGAGAGCATGCTGCTGAGCCAGGTGGACGAGGACGGCGTCCTGGGAAAAGACTGCAGAGCTTTGGGAATGGCGCATCAGGCCAAGAAGCAGCCCATCATCCCCTGGGATGACCCACTGTCCTTTGCAAAGCACAAGTTTAGCAACCTGCGCAAGAAAT GCCCCACGTTTCTCCAGGAAGAGGCGCCCTCATCGGAG CAGATCAGCGAGCGGGAAAGCGGCAAGCGAGAAAGCGCCAAGCTGGAAAGCGCCAAGCTGGAAAGCGCCAAGCTGGAAAGCGCCAAGCGGGAAAGCGCCAAGCGGGAAAGCGCCAAGCGGGAAAGCGCCAAGCGGGAAAGCGCCAAGCGGCTCGACCTGCGCGACATTCAGAGCTGCCGGCGGAGGTGCCTCCGGGACTGGGACTACGTGGAACGCCACGAGGCGGGCGTCTTCCCGCAG GTCCTCCACTCAGCTGCCCAGCACTATCGCTGTCTGGACACGCACAGAGGAAGTCACAATAACGTCCTCTACGTCTTCTGCCACAATCCCATGAGTCCCGATCGCTTGTGCAAGGAGTTCTGGGACGTGGCCATTCACACCGACGTCAAGTTCCG GACTTATTTGGAGCACGTGGCACACACCATTGCAGACTGGCTTGAGAAGGAGGAGCTGAAGAAACAGTTGTCGGGGAGTGACCGCACAATTTGTGCGGCGCAAGCTTCAGAAA GTTTGCCAGAGGAAGACGACGAATCCCGGGAGCAATTTGTCACCGGAAGCTCACTCAAG GCGGCCAAGCTGGAGGAGGACAAGCTGAAGGAAGAGGAAGGCAAGAAAGGCAAGAAGCCGGCCAAGGCGGCCGCGGGCAAGAAGCAGCAGCCGGCGGAGAACGCCAAGTCCACCGAGACCAAGAAGAGCGACAAATCGGCGGCGGGCAAGAGCAAAGCGGCGACCAGCAGCTCCacggccgctgccgccgcctccGACGCGGCGCCACCCAGCAAAGCGGACGACAAAGAGGAGGCCGGCGGCAGC GGATTCGCCGGCTTCCACATGGACGGAATGCTGGTCCACCTGTCAGGGTCTCTCCAGTACCTCTTCCCTGCGGCCGGGGGGCACGTTACCGTGGAGACCATCAGCTACGTGGAGG GTTCCAGCATGCTGAAAGTGGCCGTGAGCAAAGACGGCCACCGCTTGTACACGCACGTGGACCGAGCGCTCACGAGAAATGGCGCCAAAG AGCATCCGGTCAGGACGGCCGCGGCCACCAGGCGCTCCTTCTCGGCCCTGCTGGACAGCGGCGTCCGGCTGGCTTACACCTTTGAGGGACCGGCAAAGGACAAAGGCAAAG CCTCGGACGGGAGCCTCAAGGAACCGGAGAAAGAGTTGACGGGAGAGGGGCCGACGGCCAAGAGCGATGGCGCCGAGGTGCAG CCGCGTGACAGCCCGTCGTCGCAGACGTGCCGTCCCCCGAGGCCACTGGCCAGCCTCAGCTTGTCCATCCCCAGTGGCCTACTTGTGCAGTTCATGCGCCAGGACG GGGAGCAGAGCGTGCTGGTGCGGCTGAGTTTTCACGCCACGGGTCGCCGCGGCCCCGCTCTGGCCAAGGAGGCGTCCCGCACCGTGACGGCCCAGGGAACCGTCATCCGATacatgagggacggctccagccAG GTGCTCTTTGCGGACGGCACGGTCAGCTCCAGCCTGGACTCCGGCCCGGTGTGGGTACCTGAGGTGGAAGAAGACACGACGGATG AGCAAAACCCCGAGAACCAGCTGGCGTCTCCTCCTCGAGGGTATTGGGCAACGACCACGCCCTGCGGCACTCGCATCTGCACCGTGGGCAGCACGCACGAGCAGAGTCCCGCCTGCGCTCTGCTGAGCTACGTGACCTCCGACCCGGTCACTCACGAG GTGATGCAGAGCCGCGAAGATCTGGTGGTGACGGTGAAGCGGCCGGACGGATCGGTGAGCGTCGATCACGCGGACGGAACCAGAATCACCACCTTCTATCGGGACAGGCCTGGAAGCGCAGctgaggagggagggagagagaaggTGGTGGCGGTGGAGAACGAGGCCTGCGCCACCGTCTTGATGTACCCCGAACGACACCTGGCGGAAATCTGGTTGGCGGACGGCACCGTGGTCACCGCCGATAACCAGGGAGCTTATCAG GTGGTCCCGTCCAGCATCGGACTCCTGCGCATCCAAAGCGACGGCAAGTGCGTCTACTCCGGCGGAGCGCTCCGGGACGGCCGCCCCGCCTACATCATGAGTCACACCGACAAAGTGGCCTGCGATGTCACAGACGTGGATGGAAACCACTTTCAG GTGTCGCAAGACGGCCAGGTGAGCGTGCGCACTGTTGGCCCAGCCCCAAGGATGCTGCAAGAGGACGACGAAGATGAGGACAAAGAGGGGATGGGGGAGCCCCGAGACCACTCTCCCag GCTGTTCCTGGTGCACGAGGACGGTTCCGGTTCGGAGCTCCTGAGTAGCCGAGCCGTGTCGGAGCTGCTGAAGCGGGCCCGCTTGGACCCCGCCGCGGCCGTGCTGAAGGACCCGCTGCCGGACTCGCCAG GTGAGTTTGGCATCACCGTCCTGAAACCCGGCACGGAAAACGTGCGCTCCAAGTGGGTGCACGTCAAGCTGGACCCCAACGCCGTACATCAGAGCCTTGGGAAGCGCAGCGGGCGGGATTGCGCCCCGTTTGAG ACGACTCACAGTCCTCCGTTCGGGAGCACCGCAGGACAGGGGCCCGGCCTGAAAAAGCTCGGCGGCAGCGGCGTCCTCAGCTGCCCCAAAGTCCTGGAGATAAGGGAAGTTCAGCAGCACAGGCCCTTCGGTCGACAGCTCCGAGACACGGTGGACACGCGGCTGAAG GAATACATCGAGACTTTGATGGAGAAGGCGCGCTGGTCGGCCGACGTGACGCTCAAGGAGCCTCGCGGCGAGGTGGAACGAGCCCACGCCGGGCTCCTGCTCAGTCAG TCCCTCGCAGAGGAGCCGGCGCACCGAGAACAAGCCAAaggcggcgccgccgccgccggcgcacaGAGGAGTCCAG GGGACATTGGCGTTCTGTACGGCCGGGCGGTGCATGCCGCACTGGAGCCGTCGGGCCGCGCGGAGGATTCCGCCGTGCCGGCCGGCGCCGG CCGCACCCAGCTCCAGGAGTCAAAGTGGACGGACACGCTGGAGCAGTACAG ACAGGAGCTGCTTGAAGTGAAGGCCCGTGTCGATGCGCTGAGGAAGAGGATCATCGTGCCCTACTTTCACCCCGAAAACGACTCCTTGCGC CAGACTCATTGTCCCGACTCCCAGAGGCCAAATTTGAGCGTGCCCGCCACCGAGTCGGACGATACGGACGACGACGACGCCTTCCGGAGCGACATCCTAGCCCATTTGTCGGCCC acgacgacgacgacaaagCGCCGCAGCCCTTGGAGCCGGCGCGGCCCTTGGAGCCAGTGTGGCCTTTGGAGCCGGCCTTGGAGCCGGCCTTGGAGCCAGCGCGACCCTTGGAGCCGGCGCGGCCCTTGGAGCCGGCGCGGCCCTTGGAGCCAGTGTGGCCTTTGGAGCCGGCCTTGGAGCCGGCCTTGGAGCCGGCGCGACCCATGGAGCCGGCGCGGCCCTTGGAGCCTTCTTATCCTGCCAG TCACGCGGCGGTGGCAGCGAGGAGCAGCAGGACGTTCGGCGCCGCACCCGCCACCGCACCAG CCGTCCGTCCCAGGCCGGTCCAGGTGAATGCGAGCGGGCAGCCCAGGCGGAGCAGCGTCAGACTGCCGCCTTCCATTGTCAGCTGCAAAGCCTGCAGCGTCCCCAATCATCAC TTCCGCCGCGTGGAGGAGCCGGTGCGGCGCAGGTGTCGCACCATTTCGCTGGCCGACCCCAAAGTCATCAGCAGAGGCTTTGAGCTGCGGCCGTCCACAGTTGACTTTGGCCCGCTGAGGGACGGCACGTCCTCCGTGGTCACGGTGGTCATGAAGAACGTGGGCGTCGACACCTGCAG GTTCCACGTCAAGCAGCCTCCGGTCTCCACGGGCCTCCGCGTCAAGTACCAGCCGGGACCC GTGCCGGCGGGTTTGCAAGTTGAACTGGACGTCGAGCTGTACGCCATGTGCGAGGCGCACGAGCTGGACGGGAATCCCACCAAGTACATCTCGGAGGACATCATCATCCCCACAGAGACCGACATCTTCTACCTACCCGTCACGGCCAATATCCTTCAAAGGCACGTGTCGCCGTGGTCTGGACCGAGGCAGCCTTGCGGCGAGATCCTTGACGCACATGGCGTAGCCGTTCTTCCTGAGGCCTTCTACGACATTTGGTTGAGAGAGCGCTCCGGTTGCGACAGCGGGATCCGCGCCGGGAGGCCCAGACAGGCCCGCAGCCTACCGGCGTGCCAGCGCCTGGGCCAGAACTTGCCGCAACGCGGCTCTCTggagcccgccgccgccgccaccgctgccTTCTCTG GGCACCATAAACGCACAGCTAGTCTTTGA